A single window of Gadus morhua chromosome 22, gadMor3.0, whole genome shotgun sequence DNA harbors:
- the cart4 gene encoding cocaine- and amphetamine-regulated transcript 4, translated as MDRARAVLYLSVLLSVATAVLTSRSEDPQELRDPEEQRDHRDPYYRFSTDGLAELLQEEDVSVEKRASIIPRCDVGERCAMKHGPRIGRLCDCLRGAACNTFFLRCY; from the exons ATGGACCGGGCCCGCGCAGTGCTCTACCTGTCCGTACTCCTGTCGGTGGCGACAGCTGTTTTAACTTCTCGCTCAGAGGACCCCCAAGAGCTGCGAGATCCCGAGGAACAGCGAGACCATCGAGACCCCTACTACCGCTTCAGCACCGACGGTCTG GCGGAGCTGCTTCAGGAAGAAGATGTTTCGGTGGAGAAGAGAGCCAGCATCATCCCACGG tgtgaCGTGGGCGAGCGATGTGCCATGAAGCACGGACCTCGCATCGGGCGTCTGTGTGACTGCCTGAGAGGAGCCGCCTGCAACACCTTCTTCCTGCGGTGCTACTGA
- the jtb gene encoding protein JTB isoform X2 yields the protein MESDCRIPMACFRPRALALHALFWGLVSLRVFGASLLSEEKTAATRASDAPCWQLEDFVVTVECSQCSTKPWAACEQTGYVETVNCSKSNREEYKSCRSALMEEVLFWRMEGVVLGLMVLLALVVVARQRSLDRLASEKVRRQIESI from the exons ATGGAGAGCGACTGCCGGATCCCGATGGCGTGTTTCAGACCGCGGGCCCTGGCTCTGCACGCCCTCTTCTGGGGCCTGGTGTCTCTCAG AGTGTTTGGGGCCAGTCTCCTGAGTGAAGAGAAGACCGCAG ctaccAGGGCCTCGGACGCCCCCTGCTGGCAGCTGGAGGACTTTGTGGTGACGGTCGAGTGTTCTCAGTGCAGCACC aagCCCTGGGCGGCCTGTGAGCAGACGGGCTACGTGGAGACGGTGAACTGCTCCAAGTCCAACAGAGAGGAGTACAAGAG CTGTCGCTCGGCCCtgatggaggaggtgctgttctggaggatggagggggtggtgctgggCCTCATGGTGCTGCTGGCGCTGGTGGTGGTCGCCCGCCAGCGGTCCCTGGACCGCCTCGCCTCCGAGAAGGTCCGCCGGCAGATAGAGTCCATCTAG
- the jtb gene encoding protein JTB isoform X1: protein MESDCRIPMACFRPRALALHALFWGLVSLRVFGASLLSEEKTAGKHLLTSPTRHTTRASDAPCWQLEDFVVTVECSQCSTKPWAACEQTGYVETVNCSKSNREEYKSCRSALMEEVLFWRMEGVVLGLMVLLALVVVARQRSLDRLASEKVRRQIESI, encoded by the exons ATGGAGAGCGACTGCCGGATCCCGATGGCGTGTTTCAGACCGCGGGCCCTGGCTCTGCACGCCCTCTTCTGGGGCCTGGTGTCTCTCAG AGTGTTTGGGGCCAGTCTCCTGAGTGAAGAGAAGACCGCAGGTAAACATCTCCTCACTTCACCTACAAGACATA ctaccAGGGCCTCGGACGCCCCCTGCTGGCAGCTGGAGGACTTTGTGGTGACGGTCGAGTGTTCTCAGTGCAGCACC aagCCCTGGGCGGCCTGTGAGCAGACGGGCTACGTGGAGACGGTGAACTGCTCCAAGTCCAACAGAGAGGAGTACAAGAG CTGTCGCTCGGCCCtgatggaggaggtgctgttctggaggatggagggggtggtgctgggCCTCATGGTGCTGCTGGCGCTGGTGGTGGTCGCCCGCCAGCGGTCCCTGGACCGCCTCGCCTCCGAGAAGGTCCGCCGGCAGATAGAGTCCATCTAG
- the glmp gene encoding glycosylated lysosomal membrane protein — translation MAAAARGVLLLSLLVLLLNATFCSGDTYRRQLSLELNPGLNSSVSPLPPGINLVHIRSLGDGDTLHFLLCNQGPPTLLIVHTNSTSSSVQVDWPAFLSGNNSGSLRVEPENSVLHSNALVLVRLWEYDDLNDTADPQTVPPSSFLPPYELSRFQWGPLNSSTLDPQGPGGPEARLCGGDGSPAFSQGELCLQLSTFGSGGRAAGWPGLLHSANSSQLGFWLQGVRPRADRARFLLELQGLGRPHGPGRVEVRRSIDDEYSPSIFTVSQWLATPPDQSSPVLGFVQWRPVAYRRPQPEFSDTTPCHHSAPAAVEAAASGLGPAFYGAEAEASGLNISFGQPGEPAYNTTQYLSWTVLAGVGAPPADSFSPLVICIMAVGLGTPLLLLLLGGVFVCVRKHRLAEGQAYRPIN, via the exons ATGGCGGCCGCCGCCCGTGGAGtattgctcctctctctcttagttCTGCTGCTGAACGCGACGTTCTGCAGCGGCGACACGTACAGGAGACAG ttgtctCTGGAGTTGAACCCGGGTCTCAACTCTTCCGTCTCCCCGCTCCCCCCGGGCATCAACCTCGTCCACATCCGGTCGCTAGGCGACGGGGACACTCTGCACTTCCTGTTGTGTAACCAAGGACCACCGACCCTCCTCATCGTCCACACcaacagcacctcctcctccgtccag GTGGACTGGCCAGCCTTCCTGTCTGGTAACAACAGCGGGAGCCTGCGGGTGGAGCCAGAGAACTCTGTCCTCCACAGCAACGCTCTGGTCTTAGTCAGG ctctgggAGTACGATGACCTCAACGACACGGCCGACCCCCAGACGGTCCCCCCCTCCAGCTTCCTGCCTCCGTACGAGCTGAGCCGCTTCCAGTGGGGGCCGCTGAACAGCAGCACCCTGGACCCCCAGGGGCCGGGGGGCCCCGAGGCCCGGCTCTGTGGGGGCGACGGGTCCCCGGCCTTCAGCCAGGGGGAGCTCTGCCTCCAG CTGTCGACGTTCGGGTCGGGGGGCCGGGCGGCGGGCTGGCCCGGGCTGCTCCACAGCGCTAACTCCTCCCAGCTGGGGTTCTGGCTGCAGGGGGTCCGGCCGCGGGCCGACCGCGCCCGCTTCCTGCTGGAGCTGCAGGGCCTGGGCCGACCCCACGGCCCCGGGAGGGTGGAGGTCAGGAGGTCCATCGACGACGAGTACAGCCCCTCCATCTTCACC GTGTCCCAGTGGCTGGCCACGCCCCCCGACCAGTCCTCCCCGGTCCTGGGGTTCGTCCAGTGGCGCCCCGTGGCGTACCGCCGGCCGCAGCCCGAGTTCAGCGACACCACGCCCTGCCACCACAGCGCGCCAGCGGCGGTGGAGGCGGCGGCCTCGGGGCTGGGGCCGGCCTTCTACGGGGCGGAGGCCGAGGCCAGCGGCCTCAACATCAGCTTCGGCCAGCCAGGGGAGCCCGCCTACAACACCACCCAGTACCTGAGCTG GACGGTGCTGGCTGGCGTCGGGGCCCCCCCGGCGgactccttctcccccctggTCATCTGCATCATGGCCGTGGGCCTCGGGACccccctgctgctcctgctgctgggcGGGGTCTTCGTCTGCGTCAGGAAGCACCGCCTGGCCGAGGGGCAGGCCTACCGGCCAATCAACTAG